In Ctenopharyngodon idella isolate HZGC_01 chromosome 2, HZGC01, whole genome shotgun sequence, the following are encoded in one genomic region:
- the LOC127522323 gene encoding gastrula zinc finger protein XlCGF8.2DB-like, giving the protein MEVKVECEELNVVEEDHQYQRPQKVIMGEKSSQSESDFSQKRTGAKKPPFICPQCGKCFTLKVNLESHIKIHTGERDFTCLQCGSSFFKNADLKRHLQTHTGEKPFSCPHCGKSFTRKESLENHIRIHTGEKPFTCLLCAKSFIHKGHFKNHMRIHSGERPFTCHECGKSFTQATVLKNHQHSHSGERPFSCGQCGKSFISAKHLKIHQKIHQKLFLCSFCGKMFSQLGYLKEHQKIHSGEKVHMCSVCGNSFSRAKYLKEHQKVHTGEKPYKCSHCDKSFSQSGNLKIHERVHTGEKPHRCPPCGRSFVTSSALLSHRRKCRQKLS; this is encoded by the coding sequence ATGGAAGTGAAAGTGGAGTGTGAAGAACTGAATGTAGTGGAGGAGGATCATCAGTATCAGAGACCTCAGAAGGTCATAATGGGAGAAAAGTCATCACAGTCCGAAAGCGATTTCTCCCAGAAAAGAACAGGAGCCAAAAAACCACCATTCATCTGTCCTCAGTGTGGGAAGTGTTTCACACTCAAAGTGAACCTTGAAAGCCACATCAAAATTCACACCGGAGAGCGTGATTTCACCTGTCTGCAGTGCGGCAGTAGCTTCTTCAAAAACGCCGATCTGAAGAGAcacctgcaaacacacaccggagagaagccgttcagcTGCCCTCACTGCGGGAAGAGCTTCACACGCAAAGAGAGCCTGGAGAATCACATCCGgatccacaccggagagaagcctttcacctgcctaCTGTGTGCCAAGAGCTTCATACACAAAGGACACTTTAAGAACCATATGCGCATTCACTCCGGAGAGCGTCCGTTCACGTGTCATgagtgtgggaagagcttcacGCAGGCCACCGTCCTCAAAAACCACCAGCACTCGCACTCGGGAGAGAGACCGTTCAGCTGCGGCCAGTGCGGTAAAAGCTTCATTTCAGCGAAGCACCTGAAGATCCACCAGAAAATTCACCAGAAGCTTTTCTTGTGCTCTTTCTGTGGAAAGATGTTCTCACAGCTGGGCTACCTGAAAGAGCACCAGAAAATACACAGCGGCGAGAAAGTTCACATGTGCTCGGTGTGCGGGAACAGCTTCTCTAGAGCCAAATATCTGAAAGAGCATCAGAAGGTCCATACGGGAGAGAAACCCTACAAGTgctcacactgtgacaagagcTTCAGTCAGTCAGGGAACCTGAAAATACACGAGAGagttcacaccggagagaagccgcACCGCTGCCCGCCATGTGGAAGGAGTTTCGTCACATCCAGCGCTCTGCTGTCTCATCGAAGGAAATGTCGCCAAAAGTTGTCGTAG